In Oncorhynchus kisutch isolate 150728-3 linkage group LG7, Okis_V2, whole genome shotgun sequence, one DNA window encodes the following:
- the atxn3 gene encoding ataxin-3 isoform X6 — protein MRMAEGGMGSEEYRTFLQPSGNMDDSGFFSIQVISNALSVWGLELILFNSREYQSLMINPINEKAFICNYKEHWFTIRKLGQQWFNLNSLLTGPELISDTYLALFLAQLQQEGYSIFVIRGNLPECDAEQILGIMKVQQQQRPKLIGEDEAQSSSGMGRSSGQGSVLEAGPGVVEGVVDEDEEELRKALALSRQGMEVEDEEADLRRAIQLSMQGAVVSNTSMPKGGLVAKTTSSGQAPGSTTGGAPLSEKLSAEELRRRRQAYFDRQSQQLAQPTSPQQTTESTGPGKSGTEEDAQAKRSQ, from the exons aTGAGGATGGCGGAGGGTGGTATGGGTAGTGAGGAGTACAGAACCTTTTTACAG CCATCTGGTAACATGGATGACAGTGGTTTCTTTTCTATACAA GTTATCAGCAATGCATTATCAGTGTGGGGTTTGGAGCTGATCCTCTTCAACAGCCGAGAATACCAGAGCCTTATGATAAACCCAAT AAATGAAAAGGCATTCATATGCAACTACAAGGAGCACTGGTTTACAATACGAAAACTTGGGCAACAG TGGTTTAATTTGAATTCATTGTTGACTGGACCAGAGCTGATATCAGACACATACCTAGCCCTCTTCCTTGCACAGTTACAACAAGAAG GGTATTCCATATTTGTGATCCGAGGAAATCTCCCGGAGTGTGATGCAGAGCAGATTCTGGGGATCATGAAGGTGCAGCAGCAACAGAGACCCAAGCTGATTGGAGAGGACGAGGCTCAGTCGAGTAGTGGCATGGG CAGATCATCAGGGCAGGGTAGTGTGCTGGAGGCAGGCCCTGGTGTGGTAGAGGGGGTGgtggatgaggatgaggaggagctgAGGAAGGCCCTGGCCCTGAGTAGACAGGGAATGGAGGTGGAGGATGAAGAGGCTGATCTTCGCAGGGCCATACAGCTCAGCATGCAGG GGGCAGTAGTGAGCAATACGTCAATGCCAAAAGGGGGACTTGTTGCTAAAACGACATCGTCCGGCCAGGCACCAGGGAGTACTACAGGAGGAGCACCTCTCAGTGAGAAACTCTCAGCTGAGGAACTGCGACGGAGGAGACAAGCCTACTTTGACAG ACAGTCCCAACAGCTGGCTCAGCCCACTTCACCTCAACAAACAACAGAAAGCACAG GACCCGGGAAAAGTGGCACAGAGGAAGATGCACAAGCCAAACGCAGCCAGTGA
- the atxn3 gene encoding ataxin-3 isoform X4 encodes MESIFHEKQEGSLCAQHCLNNLLQGEYFTPVDLSSIAHQLDEEERMRMAEGGMGSEEYRTFLQQPSGNMDDSGFFSIQVISNALSVWGLELILFNSREYQSLMINPINEKAFICNYKEHWFTIRKLGQQWFNLNSLLTGPELISDTYLALFLAQLQQEGYSIFVIRGNLPECDAEQILGIMKVQQQQRPKLIGEDEAQSSSGMGRSSGQGSVLEAGPGVVEGVVDEDEEELRKALALSRQGMEVEDEEADLRRAIQLSMQGKALLGAVVSNTSMPKGGLVAKTTSSGQAPGSTTGGAPLSEKLSAEELRRRRQAYFDR; translated from the exons ATGGAGTCCATCTTTCATGAGAAA caagaGGGCTCCCTGTGTGCTCAGCATTGCCTTAACAACCTTCTGCAAGGCGAATATTTTACCCCCGTGGACCTGTCGTCCATCGCCCATCaactggatgaagaggaaaggaTGAGGATGGCGGAGGGTGGTATGGGTAGTGAGGAGTACAGAACCTTTTTACAG CAGCCATCTGGTAACATGGATGACAGTGGTTTCTTTTCTATACAA GTTATCAGCAATGCATTATCAGTGTGGGGTTTGGAGCTGATCCTCTTCAACAGCCGAGAATACCAGAGCCTTATGATAAACCCAAT AAATGAAAAGGCATTCATATGCAACTACAAGGAGCACTGGTTTACAATACGAAAACTTGGGCAACAG TGGTTTAATTTGAATTCATTGTTGACTGGACCAGAGCTGATATCAGACACATACCTAGCCCTCTTCCTTGCACAGTTACAACAAGAAG GGTATTCCATATTTGTGATCCGAGGAAATCTCCCGGAGTGTGATGCAGAGCAGATTCTGGGGATCATGAAGGTGCAGCAGCAACAGAGACCCAAGCTGATTGGAGAGGACGAGGCTCAGTCGAGTAGTGGCATGGG CAGATCATCAGGGCAGGGTAGTGTGCTGGAGGCAGGCCCTGGTGTGGTAGAGGGGGTGgtggatgaggatgaggaggagctgAGGAAGGCCCTGGCCCTGAGTAGACAGGGAATGGAGGTGGAGGATGAAGAGGCTGATCTTCGCAGGGCCATACAGCTCAGCATGCAGGGTAAGGCTTTATTGG GGGCAGTAGTGAGCAATACGTCAATGCCAAAAGGGGGACTTGTTGCTAAAACGACATCGTCCGGCCAGGCACCAGGGAGTACTACAGGAGGAGCACCTCTCAGTGAGAAACTCTCAGCTGAGGAACTGCGACGGAGGAGACAAGCCTACTTTGACAGGTAA
- the LOC109894467 gene encoding protein Z-dependent protease inhibitor-like isoform X2: MVHSYNINFNVLEYRQNQKHFTVKIILDLTINTIANCDHITHQRTMMMKVGLLFLLTHVWSLIPVYQTQEQSPNITDLTFKNMDFAMTLYRKIAGYHDNNIFFSPLSISTAFATLSMAAQGPTRDQILKGLNLAHLDRVKQPDIIPELFQQLQRNITQDESLKLDQSTTFFVCLKFEIESDYSDQIKKFFNADINSVDFANTKASIAMINDYIMRKTDNRVKEMVSDLDPLTQLMLINTIFFRGEWQMPFNPNHTEIQRFYIDNYNIVQVPMMLRMEDKFYTMDDFPLNAKVLKLPYRDGVSMLILLPNKGLDYTTIDDEITAERFLNWIKNLKERKLEVQLPKFKMEQSYAMHNILPDLGVAQGSDRGG; encoded by the exons ATGGTTCATTCATATAACATAAACTTCAATGTGCTGGAGTACAGACAAAACCAAAAACATTTCACTGTCAAAATTATTTTGGACCTCACTATAAATACTATTGCAAATTGTGATCACATAACTCATCAAAGAACTATGATGATGAAGGTGGGACTCCTTTTCCTCCTGACCCATGTCTGGTCCCTCATCCCCGTCTACCAAACTCAAGAGCAGAGCCCCAACATCACAGACCTGACCTTCAAAAACATGGACTTTGCCATGACTCTCTACAGGAAGATTGCTGGTTACCATGATAATAACATATTTTTCTCACCCCTGAGCATATCCACAGCTTTTGCCACCCTCTCCATGGCAGCACAGGGTCCCACACGAGACCAGATACTGAAGGGGCTCAACCTAGCCCACCTAGATCGGGTCAAGCAACCAGACATCATTCCAGAACTCTTCCAACAACTCCAAAGGAACATCACACAAGATGAATCATTGAAACTGGACCAGAGCACCACCTTCTTTGTTTGCCTAAAGTTTGAGATAGAGAGTGACTACAGTGACCAGATCAAGAAATTCTTCAACGCTGATATCAACAGTGTGGACTTTGCAAATACAAAAGCTAGCATTGCCATGATCAATGACTACATAATGAGAAAGACTGATAATAGAGTCAAGGAGATGGTGTCTGACTTGGATCCACTTACCCAACTTATGCTCATCAACACCATTTTCTTCCGGG GTGAATGGCAGATGCCCTTCAATCCCAATCACACAGAAATTCAACGCTTCTATATTGACAACTACAATATTGTCCAGGTGCCTATGATGTTAAGAATGGAGGATAAGTTCTACACAATGGACGACTTTCCCCTGAATGCCAAGGTGCTGAAGCTGCCGTACCGAGATGGTGTTTCAATGCTTATCCTGCTACCCAACAAAGGCCTGGATTATACCACAATAGATGATGAGATCACAGCTGAGAGATTCCTCAACTGGATTAAAAATCTGAAAGAAAG gaaACTAGAAGTTCAACTGCCCAAGTTCAAGATGGAGCAATCATACGCCATGCACAACATCCTACCAGATTTGG GTGTTGCACAAGGCAGTGATCGAGGTGGATGA
- the LOC109894467 gene encoding protein Z-dependent protease inhibitor-like isoform X1, producing MVHSYNINFNVLEYRQNQKHFTVKIILDLTINTIANCDHITHQRTMMMKVGLLFLLTHVWSLIPVYQTQEQSPNITDLTFKNMDFAMTLYRKIAGYHDNNIFFSPLSISTAFATLSMAAQGPTRDQILKGLNLAHLDRVKQPDIIPELFQQLQRNITQDESLKLDQSTTFFVCLKFEIESDYSDQIKKFFNADINSVDFANTKASIAMINDYIMRKTDNRVKEMVSDLDPLTQLMLINTIFFRGEWQMPFNPNHTEIQRFYIDNYNIVQVPMMLRMEDKFYTMDDFPLNAKVLKLPYRDGVSMLILLPNKGLDYTTIDDEITAERFLNWIKNLKERKLEVQLPKFKMEQSYAMHNILPDLGISNIFHDTTNLTKLSKDPGLKVSAVLHKAVIEVDERGTTAAAATESGIIGYALPSSFIVNRPFFFFIYHEATNSLLFMGRVTDPTKNGA from the exons ATGGTTCATTCATATAACATAAACTTCAATGTGCTGGAGTACAGACAAAACCAAAAACATTTCACTGTCAAAATTATTTTGGACCTCACTATAAATACTATTGCAAATTGTGATCACATAACTCATCAAAGAACTATGATGATGAAGGTGGGACTCCTTTTCCTCCTGACCCATGTCTGGTCCCTCATCCCCGTCTACCAAACTCAAGAGCAGAGCCCCAACATCACAGACCTGACCTTCAAAAACATGGACTTTGCCATGACTCTCTACAGGAAGATTGCTGGTTACCATGATAATAACATATTTTTCTCACCCCTGAGCATATCCACAGCTTTTGCCACCCTCTCCATGGCAGCACAGGGTCCCACACGAGACCAGATACTGAAGGGGCTCAACCTAGCCCACCTAGATCGGGTCAAGCAACCAGACATCATTCCAGAACTCTTCCAACAACTCCAAAGGAACATCACACAAGATGAATCATTGAAACTGGACCAGAGCACCACCTTCTTTGTTTGCCTAAAGTTTGAGATAGAGAGTGACTACAGTGACCAGATCAAGAAATTCTTCAACGCTGATATCAACAGTGTGGACTTTGCAAATACAAAAGCTAGCATTGCCATGATCAATGACTACATAATGAGAAAGACTGATAATAGAGTCAAGGAGATGGTGTCTGACTTGGATCCACTTACCCAACTTATGCTCATCAACACCATTTTCTTCCGGG GTGAATGGCAGATGCCCTTCAATCCCAATCACACAGAAATTCAACGCTTCTATATTGACAACTACAATATTGTCCAGGTGCCTATGATGTTAAGAATGGAGGATAAGTTCTACACAATGGACGACTTTCCCCTGAATGCCAAGGTGCTGAAGCTGCCGTACCGAGATGGTGTTTCAATGCTTATCCTGCTACCCAACAAAGGCCTGGATTATACCACAATAGATGATGAGATCACAGCTGAGAGATTCCTCAACTGGATTAAAAATCTGAAAGAAAG gaaACTAGAAGTTCAACTGCCCAAGTTCAAGATGGAGCAATCATACGCCATGCACAACATCCTACCAGATTTGGGTATATCCAATATCTTCCATGACACTACTAACCTCACTAAATTGAGCAAAGACCCAGGCCTGAAGGTGTCAGCG GTGTTGCACAAGGCAGTGATCGAGGTGGATGAGAGAGGCACCACTGCAGCCGCTGCCACAGAAAGCGGCATTATTGGATACGCCTTACCATCTTCCTTCATCGTCAACCGACCCTTCTTCTTTTTTATCTACCATGAGGCCACTAACAGCTTGTTGTTTATGGGCCGAGTGACTGACCCCACCAAAAACGGAGCCTAA
- the atxn3 gene encoding ataxin-3 isoform X3, whose translation MESIFHEKQEGSLCAQHCLNNLLQGEYFTPVDLSSIAHQLDEEERMRMAEGGMGSEEYRTFLQQPSGNMDDSGFFSIQVISNALSVWGLELILFNSREYQSLMINPINEKAFICNYKEHWFTIRKLGQQWFNLNSLLTGPELISDTYLALFLAQLQQEGYSIFVIRGNLPECDAEQILGIMKVQQQQRPKLIGEDEAQSSSGMGRSSGQGSVLEAGPGVVEGVVDEDEEELRKALALSRQGMEVEDEEADLRRAIQLSMQGAVVSNTSMPKGGLVAKTTSSGQAPGSTTGGAPLSEKLSAEELRRRRQAYFDRQSQQLAQPTSPQQTTESTGPGKSGTEEDAQAKRSQ comes from the exons ATGGAGTCCATCTTTCATGAGAAA caagaGGGCTCCCTGTGTGCTCAGCATTGCCTTAACAACCTTCTGCAAGGCGAATATTTTACCCCCGTGGACCTGTCGTCCATCGCCCATCaactggatgaagaggaaaggaTGAGGATGGCGGAGGGTGGTATGGGTAGTGAGGAGTACAGAACCTTTTTACAG CAGCCATCTGGTAACATGGATGACAGTGGTTTCTTTTCTATACAA GTTATCAGCAATGCATTATCAGTGTGGGGTTTGGAGCTGATCCTCTTCAACAGCCGAGAATACCAGAGCCTTATGATAAACCCAAT AAATGAAAAGGCATTCATATGCAACTACAAGGAGCACTGGTTTACAATACGAAAACTTGGGCAACAG TGGTTTAATTTGAATTCATTGTTGACTGGACCAGAGCTGATATCAGACACATACCTAGCCCTCTTCCTTGCACAGTTACAACAAGAAG GGTATTCCATATTTGTGATCCGAGGAAATCTCCCGGAGTGTGATGCAGAGCAGATTCTGGGGATCATGAAGGTGCAGCAGCAACAGAGACCCAAGCTGATTGGAGAGGACGAGGCTCAGTCGAGTAGTGGCATGGG CAGATCATCAGGGCAGGGTAGTGTGCTGGAGGCAGGCCCTGGTGTGGTAGAGGGGGTGgtggatgaggatgaggaggagctgAGGAAGGCCCTGGCCCTGAGTAGACAGGGAATGGAGGTGGAGGATGAAGAGGCTGATCTTCGCAGGGCCATACAGCTCAGCATGCAGG GGGCAGTAGTGAGCAATACGTCAATGCCAAAAGGGGGACTTGTTGCTAAAACGACATCGTCCGGCCAGGCACCAGGGAGTACTACAGGAGGAGCACCTCTCAGTGAGAAACTCTCAGCTGAGGAACTGCGACGGAGGAGACAAGCCTACTTTGACAG ACAGTCCCAACAGCTGGCTCAGCCCACTTCACCTCAACAAACAACAGAAAGCACAG GACCCGGGAAAAGTGGCACAGAGGAAGATGCACAAGCCAAACGCAGCCAGTGA
- the atxn3 gene encoding ataxin-3 isoform X1, translating into MESIFHEKQEGSLCAQHCLNNLLQGEYFTPVDLSSIAHQLDEEERMRMAEGGMGSEEYRTFLQQPSGNMDDSGFFSIQVISNALSVWGLELILFNSREYQSLMINPINEKAFICNYKEHWFTIRKLGQQWFNLNSLLTGPELISDTYLALFLAQLQQEGYSIFVIRGNLPECDAEQILGIMKVQQQQRPKLIGEDEAQSSSGMGRSSGQGSVLEAGPGVVEGVVDEDEEELRKALALSRQGMEVEDEEADLRRAIQLSMQGKALLGAVVSNTSMPKGGLVAKTTSSGQAPGSTTGGAPLSEKLSAEELRRRRQAYFDRQSQQLAQPTSPQQTTESTGPGKSGTEEDAQAKRSQ; encoded by the exons ATGGAGTCCATCTTTCATGAGAAA caagaGGGCTCCCTGTGTGCTCAGCATTGCCTTAACAACCTTCTGCAAGGCGAATATTTTACCCCCGTGGACCTGTCGTCCATCGCCCATCaactggatgaagaggaaaggaTGAGGATGGCGGAGGGTGGTATGGGTAGTGAGGAGTACAGAACCTTTTTACAG CAGCCATCTGGTAACATGGATGACAGTGGTTTCTTTTCTATACAA GTTATCAGCAATGCATTATCAGTGTGGGGTTTGGAGCTGATCCTCTTCAACAGCCGAGAATACCAGAGCCTTATGATAAACCCAAT AAATGAAAAGGCATTCATATGCAACTACAAGGAGCACTGGTTTACAATACGAAAACTTGGGCAACAG TGGTTTAATTTGAATTCATTGTTGACTGGACCAGAGCTGATATCAGACACATACCTAGCCCTCTTCCTTGCACAGTTACAACAAGAAG GGTATTCCATATTTGTGATCCGAGGAAATCTCCCGGAGTGTGATGCAGAGCAGATTCTGGGGATCATGAAGGTGCAGCAGCAACAGAGACCCAAGCTGATTGGAGAGGACGAGGCTCAGTCGAGTAGTGGCATGGG CAGATCATCAGGGCAGGGTAGTGTGCTGGAGGCAGGCCCTGGTGTGGTAGAGGGGGTGgtggatgaggatgaggaggagctgAGGAAGGCCCTGGCCCTGAGTAGACAGGGAATGGAGGTGGAGGATGAAGAGGCTGATCTTCGCAGGGCCATACAGCTCAGCATGCAGGGTAAGGCTTTATTGG GGGCAGTAGTGAGCAATACGTCAATGCCAAAAGGGGGACTTGTTGCTAAAACGACATCGTCCGGCCAGGCACCAGGGAGTACTACAGGAGGAGCACCTCTCAGTGAGAAACTCTCAGCTGAGGAACTGCGACGGAGGAGACAAGCCTACTTTGACAG ACAGTCCCAACAGCTGGCTCAGCCCACTTCACCTCAACAAACAACAGAAAGCACAG GACCCGGGAAAAGTGGCACAGAGGAAGATGCACAAGCCAAACGCAGCCAGTGA
- the atxn3 gene encoding ataxin-3 isoform X5 → MRMAEGGMGSEEYRTFLQQPSGNMDDSGFFSIQVISNALSVWGLELILFNSREYQSLMINPINEKAFICNYKEHWFTIRKLGQQWFNLNSLLTGPELISDTYLALFLAQLQQEGYSIFVIRGNLPECDAEQILGIMKVQQQQRPKLIGEDEAQSSSGMGRSSGQGSVLEAGPGVVEGVVDEDEEELRKALALSRQGMEVEDEEADLRRAIQLSMQGKALLGAVVSNTSMPKGGLVAKTTSSGQAPGSTTGGAPLSEKLSAEELRRRRQAYFDRQSQQLAQPTSPQQTTESTGPGKSGTEEDAQAKRSQ, encoded by the exons aTGAGGATGGCGGAGGGTGGTATGGGTAGTGAGGAGTACAGAACCTTTTTACAG CAGCCATCTGGTAACATGGATGACAGTGGTTTCTTTTCTATACAA GTTATCAGCAATGCATTATCAGTGTGGGGTTTGGAGCTGATCCTCTTCAACAGCCGAGAATACCAGAGCCTTATGATAAACCCAAT AAATGAAAAGGCATTCATATGCAACTACAAGGAGCACTGGTTTACAATACGAAAACTTGGGCAACAG TGGTTTAATTTGAATTCATTGTTGACTGGACCAGAGCTGATATCAGACACATACCTAGCCCTCTTCCTTGCACAGTTACAACAAGAAG GGTATTCCATATTTGTGATCCGAGGAAATCTCCCGGAGTGTGATGCAGAGCAGATTCTGGGGATCATGAAGGTGCAGCAGCAACAGAGACCCAAGCTGATTGGAGAGGACGAGGCTCAGTCGAGTAGTGGCATGGG CAGATCATCAGGGCAGGGTAGTGTGCTGGAGGCAGGCCCTGGTGTGGTAGAGGGGGTGgtggatgaggatgaggaggagctgAGGAAGGCCCTGGCCCTGAGTAGACAGGGAATGGAGGTGGAGGATGAAGAGGCTGATCTTCGCAGGGCCATACAGCTCAGCATGCAGGGTAAGGCTTTATTGG GGGCAGTAGTGAGCAATACGTCAATGCCAAAAGGGGGACTTGTTGCTAAAACGACATCGTCCGGCCAGGCACCAGGGAGTACTACAGGAGGAGCACCTCTCAGTGAGAAACTCTCAGCTGAGGAACTGCGACGGAGGAGACAAGCCTACTTTGACAG ACAGTCCCAACAGCTGGCTCAGCCCACTTCACCTCAACAAACAACAGAAAGCACAG GACCCGGGAAAAGTGGCACAGAGGAAGATGCACAAGCCAAACGCAGCCAGTGA
- the LOC109894469 gene encoding ubiquitin thioesterase OTUB2: protein MTEPGQFVSSREEISTYLLEVEAAKYREICSQYKYMRKIRGDGNCFYRALCFGHLESLLQNDRALQRFKETVKQSSKELLAAGFDESSFKDMLDMFVGVLEQCEADEQGDALLQLFNEQTTSDSMVQYLRLLTSAYLQNHADFFSHFVEAPSLKVYCTREVETMAMECDHVDILALSEALGVSIHIASVEGGDGHRLAHHTIPEGAEPCLHLLYKTAHYDILYPHCH from the exons ATG ACGGAACCAGGACAGTTTGTTTCAAGTAGAGAAGAAATATCTACATATCTGCTGGAGGTGGAAGCTGCAAAGTATCGG GAGATTTGCAGCCAGTATAAGTACATGAGGAAAATCAGGGGCGATGGTAATTGCTTTTACAGAGCCCTCTGCTTTGGACACCTGGAATCATTGTTACAAAATGATAGAGCTTTGCAAAG ATTCAAAGAAACAGTGAAACAAAGTAGCAAAGAATTATTGGCTGCAGGCTTTGATGAGAGCTCTTTCAAAGACATGCTTGACATG TTTGTAGGTGTCCTAGAACAATGTGAAGCTGATGAGCAGGGTGACGCGTTGCTCCAGCTCTTTAATGAGCAAACTACCTCCGACAGTATGGTGCAATACCTCAGGCTGCTCACGTCAGCCTACCTGCAAAACCATGCCGACTTCTTCAGCCACTTTGTGGAGGCACCCAGTCTCAAGGTTTACTGCACTCGG GAAGTGGAAACCATGGCGATGGAGTGTGATCACGTAGATATTCTGGCTCTGTCGGAGGCCTTAGGAGTTAGCATCCACATTGCTTCCGTGGAGGGGGGAGACGGACACCGCCTGGCCCACCACACGATTCCAGAGGGAGCGGAGCCCTGCCTACACCTCCTATACAAAACAGCCCACTATGACATTCTCTACCCACATTGCCATTGA
- the atxn3 gene encoding ataxin-3 isoform X2 — protein MESIFHEKQEGSLCAQHCLNNLLQGEYFTPVDLSSIAHQLDEEERMRMAEGGMGSEEYRTFLQPSGNMDDSGFFSIQVISNALSVWGLELILFNSREYQSLMINPINEKAFICNYKEHWFTIRKLGQQWFNLNSLLTGPELISDTYLALFLAQLQQEGYSIFVIRGNLPECDAEQILGIMKVQQQQRPKLIGEDEAQSSSGMGRSSGQGSVLEAGPGVVEGVVDEDEEELRKALALSRQGMEVEDEEADLRRAIQLSMQGKALLGAVVSNTSMPKGGLVAKTTSSGQAPGSTTGGAPLSEKLSAEELRRRRQAYFDRQSQQLAQPTSPQQTTESTGPGKSGTEEDAQAKRSQ, from the exons ATGGAGTCCATCTTTCATGAGAAA caagaGGGCTCCCTGTGTGCTCAGCATTGCCTTAACAACCTTCTGCAAGGCGAATATTTTACCCCCGTGGACCTGTCGTCCATCGCCCATCaactggatgaagaggaaaggaTGAGGATGGCGGAGGGTGGTATGGGTAGTGAGGAGTACAGAACCTTTTTACAG CCATCTGGTAACATGGATGACAGTGGTTTCTTTTCTATACAA GTTATCAGCAATGCATTATCAGTGTGGGGTTTGGAGCTGATCCTCTTCAACAGCCGAGAATACCAGAGCCTTATGATAAACCCAAT AAATGAAAAGGCATTCATATGCAACTACAAGGAGCACTGGTTTACAATACGAAAACTTGGGCAACAG TGGTTTAATTTGAATTCATTGTTGACTGGACCAGAGCTGATATCAGACACATACCTAGCCCTCTTCCTTGCACAGTTACAACAAGAAG GGTATTCCATATTTGTGATCCGAGGAAATCTCCCGGAGTGTGATGCAGAGCAGATTCTGGGGATCATGAAGGTGCAGCAGCAACAGAGACCCAAGCTGATTGGAGAGGACGAGGCTCAGTCGAGTAGTGGCATGGG CAGATCATCAGGGCAGGGTAGTGTGCTGGAGGCAGGCCCTGGTGTGGTAGAGGGGGTGgtggatgaggatgaggaggagctgAGGAAGGCCCTGGCCCTGAGTAGACAGGGAATGGAGGTGGAGGATGAAGAGGCTGATCTTCGCAGGGCCATACAGCTCAGCATGCAGGGTAAGGCTTTATTGG GGGCAGTAGTGAGCAATACGTCAATGCCAAAAGGGGGACTTGTTGCTAAAACGACATCGTCCGGCCAGGCACCAGGGAGTACTACAGGAGGAGCACCTCTCAGTGAGAAACTCTCAGCTGAGGAACTGCGACGGAGGAGACAAGCCTACTTTGACAG ACAGTCCCAACAGCTGGCTCAGCCCACTTCACCTCAACAAACAACAGAAAGCACAG GACCCGGGAAAAGTGGCACAGAGGAAGATGCACAAGCCAAACGCAGCCAGTGA